In one Cygnus atratus isolate AKBS03 ecotype Queensland, Australia chromosome 14, CAtr_DNAZoo_HiC_assembly, whole genome shotgun sequence genomic region, the following are encoded:
- the STC2 gene encoding stanniocalcin-2 gives MCEGFRGHLPALLLLLLVVVLVLPIPAAAGAEATHPPEGPPDRTPPQKGRLSLQNTAEIQHCLVNAGDVGCGVFECFENNSCEIRGLHEICMTFLHNAGKFDAQGKSFIKDALKCKAHALRHKFSCISRKCPAIKEMVFQLQRECYLKHDLCSAAKENVQVIVEMIHFKDLLQHEPYVDLVNILLTCGEEVKKAITRSVQAQCEQNWGSLCSILSFCTSAVHGDAILSPEKKLVEAGKATAGRGDILAHSESDARESSRASKGERGTKGHLNAHARVKAGAHGPKGAHGIMDRADELSDFSDIRR, from the exons ATGTGCGAGGGGTTCCGCGGGCACCtcccggccctgctgctgctgctgctggtggtggtgctggtgctgcccatCCCCGCGGCGGCCGGTGCTGAGGCCACGCACCCTCCGGAGGGGCCGCCCGACAGGACCCCGCCGCAGAAGGGGCGGCTGTCCCTGCAGAACACAG CTGAAATCCAGCACTGCCTGGTTAATGCTGGCGATGTGGGATGCGGAGTGTTTGAATGCTTTGAAAACAATTCTTGCGAGATCCGAGGCTTACATGAGATCTGCATGACTTTCCTGCACAACGCTGGAAAATTTGATGCCCAG ggAAAATCCTTCATTAAAGATGCTCTGAAGTGTAAGGCTCATGCCTTGAGGCATAAATTCAGCTGCATCAGCCGTAAGTGCCCAGCCATTAAAGAGATGGTGTTCCAGTTACAGCGGGAGTGCTACCTGAAGCATGACCTCTGCTCCGCTGCCAAGGAGAACGTCCAGGTCATTGTGGAGATGATTCACTTCAAAGACCTGCTGCAGCATGA gCCGTATGTTGACCTAGTGAATATCCTGCTCACCTGTGGCGAGGAGGTGAAAAAGGCAATAACAAGAAGCGTCCAGGCCCAATGCGAACAGAACTGGGGGAGTCTCTGCTCCATCCTGAGCTTCTGCACCTCAGCTGTGCACGGTGACGCCATCCTGAGTCCCGAGAAGAAGCTGGTTGAAGCTGGCAAAGCCACTGCTGGCCGTGGGGACATCCTGGCCCACTCCGAGTCTGACGCCAGGGAGAGCTCGCGAGCGTCCAAGGGAGAGAGAGGTACCAAGGGCCACCTGAACGCCCATGCACGGGTGAAAGCTGGGGCCCACGGTCCCAAAGGGGCACATGGGATCATGGACCGGGCAGATGAACTGTCCGACTTCTCGGACATCCGGAGGTGA